CCAGAGGCTGCCTGCGGCCACCTGGGTGGAGACCAGCAGCAACTGCACCGCCACCAGGGTGGTCTTCACGGCCGGCCGGATGCCCTTGAACTGGGCCATGCGGAAGAACTCCAGCAGGCCCAGGTGCACGATCACTCCCACGGCGACGGTGAACCACCAGCCACCCAGGCCCACGACCACAAGCCCGAAGCCGCCAGCCAGCCAGCCGCTCAGCAGGCGGGGGAAGGAGGTGGCGGTGCGGGGGGCGGGAAGCAAGGGCTTGGACTCAGCGCTCGGCGGCGATCACGAACAGCGGTTCGGCGGCCGCCAGCTTGGCCTGGCTGCCGCGGCGTTGCATGCGGTGCACGGTGGCCTGCACCACTTGCACATCGTGGGCGCCCAGCTGGGCGAGGGTGTCGGTGGCCTTCACCAGGCCCTCCAGGTTGACGGTGCTGATCACCAGCCGTCCAGAGGGCTGCAGAGCCCCCCAGACGGCCCGCAGCACGTCCTCCAGGGGCCGCCCCACCTCCAGCAGCACCCGGTCCGGGTGGGGCGGCAGCAGGGCCAGGCCCTCCGGGGCCTCCCCGGCATGGATGTGCAGGTTGTGGATGCCGAACCGCTGCCGGTTGCGTTCCAGCAGCTCGATCGCCTCCGGATCCCGCTCCAGGGTGTGCACCGCACCGCCGGGCATCAGCCGGGCGATCTCGAGGGCCAGGGCGCCGGTGCCGCCGCCCACGTCCCAGACGAGGGAATCGGCCCGGGGCCGCAGGTGGGCCAGCAGCATCACCCGCAGTTCCAGCGGCGTGGGGCTGAAGCCCGGGGCGTCCTCGAAGGCGCTGTCCGGCAGTCCGGGGGTGACGAAATCCCAGTGGAAGGGGTTCGGCAACGGGCTCACGAACCGGCCACGACGCTCACCGTATCAGCGATCTGACCGGGCCAGAGACGCCGTTGCTCCAGCAGCCAGTCGGCGCGGGCCGGATCGATCCGCTCCCCCGGCACCAGCAGCGGGATCCCCGGCGGGTAGGGACAGATCGGTGCCGCCGCCACCCGGCCGGCGGCCTCCTCCAGGGGGATGGCCTCGGCGGGGCTGCGCCAGGCCGCGCCGATCGGCAGCTCCGGTGCCGCCAGCAGCGGCAGGGGGGGCGGTGTGAACGGGGGCAGGGGCGGCCCGCCGAGGGCCCGGCGCAGACCCTCCAGCTGGCACGGCAGGCGCCGCTCCGCGGCCCGGGGAGGATTCAGCCCCAGGCAGAAGGTGAGGGCGCCGGGTTCCGGCAGCTCGGCGATCACCCCCCGATCCAGCAGCCAGGTGTCGGCCTCCAGGCCGTTGATCCCCAGCGGGGCCGTGGCCAGCACCAGGCGCAGGGGATCGCCGTTGGCGACCAGCGGCAGGCCCAGGGCCTCCAGCCGGCGCCGCAGCCGGCCGGCCCTGGTCACGGCCCGCTGGCGCTGGCGCCGGCCGGCGGCGGTGGCGCCGTGCTCCAGGGCCGCGGCCGTCGAGGCCAGCAGCAGGGCGCTGGGGCTGGAGGTCTGCAGCCACAGCAGGGCCCGCTCGATGGCGGCGGGTGCCACCCGTTCGCCCTGGGCCAAGAGGGCGGCGCTCTGGGCCAGGCCGGTGCCGCTCTTCTGGACGGAGAGCACGACCAGATCGGCGCCGGCGGCCAGGGCCTCGCCGCCCCCGTGGGCCTGGTCCACCAGCACCGGCAGGCCCGCCCGGTGGGCCAGTGCCACCAGGGCCGGCAGATCGGCCGCCAGCCCCTGGTAGGTGGGATCCACCAGCACCAGGGCCGCCGGGGGGCTGCCGCCATCGGCGGCAGCAGCCCCCAGCACCCGCTCCAGCCGCCGGGGCTCCGGCGGCTGCCACAGGCCCGTGAGCGGATCGCTGCTGAGGTCAAACAGCAGCGGCTCCAGGCCGCCCAGCACACAGCCGTGCAGCAGGCTTCGGTGCAGGTTGCGGGGCAGCAGCACCCGGGAGCCCGGCGGGCCGAGGGCGAGCAGGGCCGCCTGCAGCAGCCCCGAGGCCCCGTTCACTCCGAACCAGCAGCGCTCCGCCCCCAGCAGGGCCGCCGCGCGCCGCTGGGCCTCGGCCACCATGCCCTCCGGCTCCAGCGGTCCCCCGAAGCCGGGCAGTTCGGGCAGATCCCAGCGGCCCGGCGGCTGGCGCAGCAGGCGCCGCAGGTCGGGGGCCAGGGCCCGGCCGCGGCCATGGGCCGGCAGGTGCAGGGCCAGCGGCGCTGGCCGCCAGAAGGGGCCCATGGAGCGGGGAACGCAGTTCCTAGAGTCTGGCCATCGATGCGGCAGGACCCTGGCCGAGGACGTCACCCCCACCCCGCGCTACGACCCCAACGCGGACCTGCGCTGGCTCCTTCTGCGGCCCTGGGTTCTGGTCAGCCGGCTGATCGTGGTGCTGTGGCGCCTGGCGGGGCTGGGTCTGCGGCTGGCGGTCCAGTCCAGCAGCACCGACGCCCGGGTGCAGCAGCGGCTCGCCCGCGCCATCCTTGAGACCCTCAACGACCTAGGCCCCTGTTTCATCAAGGTGGGGCAGGCCCTCTCCACCCGTCCCGACCTGGTGCGGCGCGACTGGCTGGAGGAACTGGCCCGTCTCCAGGACGACCTGCCCCCCTTCCCCCACAAGGTCGCCCTGGCGCTGATCGAGGAGGAGCTGGGGGCCCCGGCCCACCAGCTGTACGAGGAGTTCCCCGACTACCCGATGGCGGCCGCCAGCCTGGGCCAGGTGTACCGGGCCCGTCTGAGCGAGGGCCACTGGGTGGCGGTGAAGGTGCAGCGGCCCGACCTGCCCTTCGTGCTGCGCCGCGACCTGGTCATCATCCGCTCGCTGGCGGTCCTGGCGGCCCCGTTCCTGCCGCTGAATCTGGGCTTCGGGCTCGGGGCGATCATCGATGAGTTCGGCTACACCCTGTTCGAGGAGATCGACTATCGGCGCGAAGCCGATAATGCCGAACGTTTCGCCACCCTCTTCCAGGACCATCCGGAAGTGACCGTTCCGGCGGTGGTGCGCAGCCTCAGCAGCCGTAGGGTGCTGACCACCAGCTGGATCAACGGCACCAAGCTGCAGAGCCGCCGCGAACTGGAGGCCCACCATCTGGATCCGGCGGCCCTGATCCGCACCGGGGTGATCGCCGGCCTGCAGCAGCTGTTGGAGTTCGGCTACTTCCATGCCGATCCCCACCCCGGCAACCTGTTCGCCCTGCCGGGGAAGACCAACGGCCTGGGCCATGTGGCCTATGTCGACTTCGGCATGATGGATTCGCTCAGTGATGCCGACCGGCTCACCCTGACCGGGGCGGTGGTGCATCTGATCAACCGGGATTTCGATGCCCTGGCCAGGGATTTCGTGGCCCTGGGCTTCCTCAACCCCAGCACCCCCCTGAGACCGATCGTGCCGGCCCTTGAGGAGGTGCTCGGTGGTGCCCTGGGGGAGAACGTGGGCAGCTTCAACTTCAAGGCGATCACCGATCGCTTCTCGGAGCTGATGTACGACTACCCCTTCCGGGTGCCGGCCCGCTTCGCCCTGATCATCCGCGCGGTGGTGAGCCAGGAGGGCCTGGCGATGCGTCTCGACCCCGACTTCCGCATCATCCGGGTGGCCTACCCCTACGTGGCGAAGCGTCTGCTGGCCGGCGACACCGCCGAGATGCGGGAGAAGCTGCTGGAGGTGATCTTCGATCGTGAGGGGCGCCTGCGGGTGGAGCGGCTGGAGAACCTGCTGGCCGTGGTCGAGAACGGTTCGGCCTCCACCGATCTGCTGCCGGTGGCCCGCGACGGCCTGCGCCTGCTGCTGGGCAAGGAGGGCACCAGCCTGCGCCAGCGGCTGCTGCTGAGCCTGGTGAGCCACGACCGGCTGCACACCGATGATCTCCAGGCTCTGCTGGGGCTGGTGCGGCGCACCTTCTCGGCCCGCAAGCTGGCCACCGGCCTGCTGGCCCGTTTGAATCCGCTGGCCG
This genomic stretch from Cyanobium gracile PCC 6307 harbors:
- the cbiT gene encoding precorrin-6Y C5,15-methyltransferase subunit CbiT, encoding MPNPFHWDFVTPGLPDSAFEDAPGFSPTPLELRVMLLAHLRPRADSLVWDVGGGTGALALEIARLMPGGAVHTLERDPEAIELLERNRQRFGIHNLHIHAGEAPEGLALLPPHPDRVLLEVGRPLEDVLRAVWGALQPSGRLVISTVNLEGLVKATDTLAQLGAHDVQVVQATVHRMQRRGSQAKLAAAEPLFVIAAER
- a CDS encoding aminotransferase class I/II-fold pyridoxal phosphate-dependent enzyme, producing MGPFWRPAPLALHLPAHGRGRALAPDLRRLLRQPPGRWDLPELPGFGGPLEPEGMVAEAQRRAAALLGAERCWFGVNGASGLLQAALLALGPPGSRVLLPRNLHRSLLHGCVLGGLEPLLFDLSSDPLTGLWQPPEPRRLERVLGAAAADGGSPPAALVLVDPTYQGLAADLPALVALAHRAGLPVLVDQAHGGGEALAAGADLVVLSVQKSGTGLAQSAALLAQGERVAPAAIERALLWLQTSSPSALLLASTAAALEHGATAAGRRQRQRAVTRAGRLRRRLEALGLPLVANGDPLRLVLATAPLGINGLEADTWLLDRGVIAELPEPGALTFCLGLNPPRAAERRLPCQLEGLRRALGGPPLPPFTPPPLPLLAAPELPIGAAWRSPAEAIPLEEAAGRVAAAPICPYPPGIPLLVPGERIDPARADWLLEQRRLWPGQIADTVSVVAGS
- a CDS encoding ABC1 kinase family protein produces the protein MERGTQFLESGHRCGRTLAEDVTPTPRYDPNADLRWLLLRPWVLVSRLIVVLWRLAGLGLRLAVQSSSTDARVQQRLARAILETLNDLGPCFIKVGQALSTRPDLVRRDWLEELARLQDDLPPFPHKVALALIEEELGAPAHQLYEEFPDYPMAAASLGQVYRARLSEGHWVAVKVQRPDLPFVLRRDLVIIRSLAVLAAPFLPLNLGFGLGAIIDEFGYTLFEEIDYRREADNAERFATLFQDHPEVTVPAVVRSLSSRRVLTTSWINGTKLQSRRELEAHHLDPAALIRTGVIAGLQQLLEFGYFHADPHPGNLFALPGKTNGLGHVAYVDFGMMDSLSDADRLTLTGAVVHLINRDFDALARDFVALGFLNPSTPLRPIVPALEEVLGGALGENVGSFNFKAITDRFSELMYDYPFRVPARFALIIRAVVSQEGLAMRLDPDFRIIRVAYPYVAKRLLAGDTAEMREKLLEVIFDREGRLRVERLENLLAVVENGSASTDLLPVARDGLRLLLGKEGTSLRQRLLLSLVSHDRLHTDDLQALLGLVRRTFSARKLATGLLARLNPLAA